The Anaerohalosphaeraceae bacterium DNA segment TCACTTTCTTGAACATATGCTTTTTAAAGGAACGGAAGACCTTTCTTCTCTGGAAGTCAACGAGGCGTTTGACCGGCTTGGTGCCAAATTTAATGCCTTCACAAGTGAAGAAAACACCGTGTATTATGCCGCCGTCCTTCCGGAATATTTCCTCGCAGCGGTGGAACTGTGGTGCCGTCTGATGCGGCCGGCTCTTCGAATCGATGACTTTGATGTCGAGAAAAAAGTCATCCTCGAAGAGATTGCGATGTACAAGGACCTGCCGGAGTTTCAGGTGATTGATCAGGCCAGACAGCTTCACTTCGGTTCGCATCCCTGTGCCAACAGCGTTCTTGGTACCGAGGAAAGCATCGGCAATCTGACAGCCGAACAAATGCGGGACTATTTCAGACGCCGGTATGCACCGAACAATCTGGTGGCAGCCTGCTGCGGACAGTTCGATTTCGACCAAACCTGTCGGCTGATTGAACGTTATTGCGGCTCCTGGCAGACCATGGAAGCCGGCCGTTCTCTTTCTTATTTTGAAGGGACCGGACAACAATGCCGTCAAACAAAAGAGGGATTAAACAGCGAACATATTTGCCTGATGAGCCCATCCGTCTCGATGCAGGACCCCCGTCGTTATGCGGCGTCCCTTTTATCGCTGATTATAGGCGATTCGACCGGCTCTCGTTTTTTCTGGGCTTTGGTGGATCCTGCGATTGCCGACACTGCTGTGATGCAGTGTGAAGCAATGGACGGTGTCGGGATTTTCTCCAGTTACTTCCGTTGTCCGGCCAGAAATCGACAGAAAGTTCTCCAAATTGTCCAGGATATTTTCAGAGAGTTGGCAGAAAAAGGTGTTTCAGAAAAAGAGTTAAATGCTGCAAAAAACAAGGTGCTCAGCGCCATTACTATCGAGTCTGAACGGCCGATGGGACGGCTTGTAAGTCTCGGTTTCAACTGGGTTTATCTGAAGTCATATCGTTCTGTTTCGGAAGATGTTCAAGCCGTCAAAGCCGTCACTATTGACCAAATTAACGACTTGATTCGTGAGTATCCTCTTCATAAGTACACTCAAGTTAGTATTGGGCCTGCGGATGTATTATAGACATCAAAAATGTTTGAAAAAACTTCCGCTCTTTGCTATATTGCCTATTTTCATAGGTGATTAGGGAGCTCTGATATGGCACCGGATGAGAATCTGGATGATGACATTCTTCAGTGCAGGGCGGAAATCTTGCGTGCTCTCGGCAAGACTGAGGAGAACACACAAGCAAAGGAGGATGAATCCGCAGATGCAGATAATCCGGATACAGAAAATTCATTTCCAAGGTCGGATGAGGGCTTGACAAACTTGGCAGAACCACCGTCACAACAATCCGCTGAAAGTGAGAACGAAGACCTCAATTCAAAATCCGGCTCCTTTGGGGAGACCGCGTTTGAACTTTTTGAGGAAAATCCTTCGGATACTCAGCCAGTTCCTTCTGATGCCGGAGAGTCCCCTGAGTCTTCAGAAAAGTCCGCTTCTTCCAGTCCGGAAGCCAAAACTTTGTTTTTCCCAAAAAATTTCGAATCCCTTCAAAAAGTCCTCCATCTCCTGAAAGAACAAAAGGAAAATCTTTCCCAAACCTGTCAGGAGCAGGAAAAGCATATTGGTTTTCTGAACGAGGAGATCGAACATCTCCGGAATGAACTTCAAAAATCTCAGCAAACCTGCTCCGCTCTTGCAGAAGAGAATACCCAACTGAAGACGATTCAGAAGCAAATAGAACAATTGGAACTCCAGTTTCAGCAGATGGAGGCTGAAAAAAAGGATTTGCATCGGCAGATTTACTCTTTAAAAGAGGAAAATCTTCGTCTGCTTCAAGAAAAAACACAATTGTCTGAAGAGATTGCCGCGGAGCGTCAGAACAGACAAACGCTCGAAAACAGAAAAGTCTCCGACCTTCACGAAATCAACACACTCCAAAAGAAGCTCGAAGACCTTCAGAAAACCATTGCATCTCTCAACCAGGAAAATGAGAGCTTAAGACAGCATAATTCCTCCCTGCATCAACAGATTCATCTGCTTGAGAAGACGATCGGAAAACAGCAAACAGAATCGCTGAACACCGTTGCCGCCCTTCGAGAAGAACTGCAGGAAAAGACCCGGCAGCTCGAAATATGGAAGATGGAGTACGACCGATTGTGTGAACAGGACGAATCGGAGCAGGAGTCTGACTCAGACTTTTCGCTTTCTGATACACAGATCGGAGAACCGGGCATCCCGGCAACCGAAAAGGAAATAAGTTTCCCTTCAGAATCTCCTGTCTTTTCGGAAGAAAATAAGGAAGATTCGTCCATCCCCCATTTTGACCTGTCTGAACAGATTCTTTCTGCCCAGCGAAAAGAAAGCAGCGCTCGCCGTCAGCCCCCTTCCGGAGGTACAACCGGCCCAAAGGAATCGGTTCGAAAAGTCGTTCATCAGTTTCTTAGTTCTTCGCGGACTGATGATTCTTTGGCGGCTGTCCCTGCCGGAGAAAAACCCCTCCATTTGGAGTTGGAACCTGCAGTCTTTTCTCAAAAAGCAGCGGCCGCAGATGCAGATGCTGTTCTTTCTGAAATTGTTCGGCGGGACATTGAGCGGTTTTGCCGCAACCATCAAGGAGTCTATATTGAGTTTCCGAGCGGATAAAATAGATGGCCGGGATAATCCAGACCAGCGGACTCCAGGGATGGTTGGATACGATTTTCGGGACAGTCTGGACGTATTTCGTTCTTGGACTTTTCTTTGCGGCTGTCCTGGCAGCTGTTCTGATTCGCTCCCTTCAGCCGGGATTCCTTTCCCGGCGTAAAAATGCTGAAAAACAGGGCCTATTGTACAAGGGGTTTACCGTCGGCCAAGAAACTTTGCTTTTCGAAATCCTTCAAAAAGAATCCGCAGCTTCTAAAACAGTGCTTTTGGCCGCGGCCGGTCTCGATTGTCTGCCGGTCACCATTCCCATACGGCTGGCCCTGCTTTCCAGTCAGGCCAAATGCCGCTGCCTGCTGATTGATTTGAACACCAAACGCAACGCCGTCTGGAAGGCGTTCGCAAACTCCTCCTCCAACGGCTCAACCGCGCTGCCGGCGGAATCCGGCCTGGACAATCTGTTTTTGGTTCCGGCACATTATTTTGACCAAACGCGACAGATGAATCTGGCCCCGCTTCTTCGGCAGGTGAAAAATCAATACGAACTGATTCTGATTAACGCCCCTTATCTGGACGGCCATCCGGACCGCAATATGATTGCTTCATCGGCGGAGCGGGCCTTTCTTTTTGTAAAAAAGGACAGCCAGGCTCAGCGGCTCATCAGCCTCTGTCAAAAACAAGGGTGCAGAATCCTCGGCTGCTACAAGCCGCTCACATCCCCGGCTTCCGACCGTTCCCCCAGCAGAGAAGCCGCCGCCGCATCCGCAACCCAAACCGTTCTCGAAAGAACCGGCCAGAGGCAGTGAGCCGGATAAAGCGCCGGAGCCGGCGGATGCGTCAGCAGGGTACAGAGAATCGGCGCCTTTTCCTTTCCGCTGAGCACAACCAGAATTGAATCGGCTTTCTGAATAACCGGAATTGTCAGGCTCAGACGCTTTCGTCCATCCGGACCCTCTACCGCCTGCACCAGTCGGCGGTTCTCTGAAATGGCCGGCGAACCTGGAAACAAGGACGCAATATGGCCGTCGGTGCCGACTCCCAGCAGAACCAAATCCAGCCCCGGAACCTGCCCGGGCTGCAAACCGAAAACCTCCCGCAGTTTTTTTTCATAGTCGGCTGCCGCTTCCTGCAAATCAGGTGCCTCCCCTTCCATCCGATAAACTCGCTCCTGTGGAATGCGCAGGGTTTTCAGAAAGGTTTCCGCAGCCGGCCGATAATTGCTGGCTGCATCGGAAGGACTTACAGCTCGCTCATCCGTCCAGAACCAATACACGTTTTCCCAGTCAATCTTTTGGGCATCGGGCGATTGGCTCAGAAGCTCAAAAAAACGCCGGGGAGTTCGTCCTCCGCATACAGCGACTGCAAAGCGGCCTTTCTCCTTGAGCGCCCGTTGTGC contains these protein-coding regions:
- the pgl gene encoding 6-phosphogluconolactonase gives rise to the protein MRFLAIDHGDKRTGLAICDASEQVVSPLTVLEGAENSPAGIRRALESYRLDAVVVGLPYNMDGTEGPRAAKVRRFAEELRKSLPLPILFFDERLSSFEAQEKLSAMELTRKKRKKRLDAVAAAAILEGFLEARKQALADFPGRFIRMPDEETLAQEVLSEFLFCAQRALKEKGRFAVAVCGGRTPRRFFELLSQSPDAQKIDWENVYWFWTDERAVSPSDAASNYRPAAETFLKTLRIPQERVYRMEGEAPDLQEAAADYEKKLREVFGLQPGQVPGLDLVLLGVGTDGHIASLFPGSPAISENRRLVQAVEGPDGRKRLSLTIPVIQKADSILVVLSGKEKAPILCTLLTHPPAPALYPAHCLWPVLSRTVWVADAAAASLLGERSEAGDVSGL
- a CDS encoding pitrilysin family protein, giving the protein MQFQHTQLENGLTIIGEVNPTAQSAAFGFFVRTGSRDETSSVNGVSHFLEHMLFKGTEDLSSLEVNEAFDRLGAKFNAFTSEENTVYYAAVLPEYFLAAVELWCRLMRPALRIDDFDVEKKVILEEIAMYKDLPEFQVIDQARQLHFGSHPCANSVLGTEESIGNLTAEQMRDYFRRRYAPNNLVAACCGQFDFDQTCRLIERYCGSWQTMEAGRSLSYFEGTGQQCRQTKEGLNSEHICLMSPSVSMQDPRRYAASLLSLIIGDSTGSRFFWALVDPAIADTAVMQCEAMDGVGIFSSYFRCPARNRQKVLQIVQDIFRELAEKGVSEKELNAAKNKVLSAITIESERPMGRLVSLGFNWVYLKSYRSVSEDVQAVKAVTIDQINDLIREYPLHKYTQVSIGPADVL